One region of Olleya sp. Hel_I_94 genomic DNA includes:
- a CDS encoding lytic transglycosylase domain-containing protein, with amino-acid sequence MQHLKTYISFLLILFGITFSVAQDTLQAQTRLTQDKLIEGENYVIDTIIDGQAYFKKTVEGLQPLPQVLEDHEFASKIDKKWLEELYSNTLYDTIYRDVSGLKYDAVYYPELTTDTLKARLSRLNARTPFNVEYNPGLESVIKSFLKNRHQSFERLMGLSNYYFPMFERELDNYDIPLEMKYLAIVESALKPRARSRVGATGLWQFMFATGKEYGLDVSSYVDERSDPIKATIAASQYLSKLYKLFGDWDLALAAYNSGPGNVSKAIRRSGGYQNYWNIRPNLPRETAGYVPAFLATMYIFEYAKEHGFVQHKPEFHLIETDTIHVKQMITLDQVSEYTGVEIETLQFLNPAYKLDVIPYIEGKNYTLRLPRNIIGAFVNNEDQLYAHAKAELDKREKPLPQFQDSDTKTRYRVKQGDYLGKIARKFGVRVSQIKQWNGMRNNNLKIGQRLTIYPRNGVPVSQSKAVASAKKSTKPVNGKTYTVQQGDSLWSISQKFSGISVQNIKDWNDISGTKLKPGMKLLVSKG; translated from the coding sequence ATGGTCAAGCCTACTTTAAAAAAACAGTAGAGGGATTACAACCTTTACCACAGGTTTTAGAAGATCACGAATTTGCTTCTAAAATTGATAAAAAATGGCTTGAAGAGTTATACAGTAACACACTTTATGATACTATTTATAGAGATGTTTCAGGATTAAAATATGATGCAGTATATTATCCAGAGTTAACTACAGATACTTTAAAAGCTAGACTTTCTCGCTTAAACGCAAGAACCCCTTTTAATGTTGAATATAATCCTGGTTTAGAAAGCGTTATTAAGTCCTTTTTAAAAAATCGTCATCAATCATTTGAGCGTTTAATGGGTTTAAGTAATTATTACTTCCCTATGTTTGAGCGCGAACTTGATAATTACGACATTCCTTTAGAAATGAAATATTTAGCAATTGTAGAGTCTGCTTTAAAACCAAGAGCTAGATCTAGAGTTGGAGCAACCGGTTTATGGCAGTTTATGTTTGCAACAGGTAAGGAATATGGTTTGGATGTAAGTAGTTATGTGGATGAGCGCAGTGATCCTATTAAAGCGACTATTGCTGCTTCACAATATTTATCAAAATTATATAAATTATTTGGAGATTGGGATTTAGCATTAGCTGCATATAATTCTGGTCCAGGTAATGTTAGCAAGGCTATCAGACGCTCTGGTGGTTATCAAAACTATTGGAATATTAGACCTAATTTACCTAGAGAAACTGCTGGTTATGTGCCAGCTTTTTTAGCCACTATGTATATTTTTGAATATGCAAAGGAGCATGGCTTTGTACAACATAAACCAGAGTTTCATTTAATAGAAACAGATACAATTCACGTTAAACAAATGATTACTCTAGACCAAGTGTCAGAGTATACAGGTGTAGAGATAGAGACGCTTCAGTTTTTAAATCCAGCATACAAATTAGATGTTATACCTTATATAGAAGGTAAAAATTACACACTACGTTTACCACGAAATATTATTGGAGCTTTTGTAAATAATGAGGACCAATTGTATGCTCATGCAAAAGCAGAATTGGATAAACGAGAAAAACCACTACCTCAATTTCAGGATTCTGATACCAAAACACGATATAGGGTAAAACAAGGAGATTATTTAGGTAAAATAGCCAGAAAATTTGGCGTTAGAGTAAGTCAAATTAAACAATGGAATGGGATGCGCAATAATAACCTTAAAATAGGTCAGCGATTAACCATATATCCTAGAAACGGAGTGCCAGTAAGCCAATCTAAAGCTGTAGCTTCGGCTAAAAAAAGTACTAAGCCAGTAAACGGAAAAACATATACTGTGCAACAAGGCGATAGTCTATGGAGTATCTCTCAAAAGTTTTCTGGTATTTCTGTCCAAAATATTAAAGATTGGAACGATATTAGTGGTACTAAATTAAAACCAGGAATGAAACTTTTAGTTTCTAAAGGGTAA